The Gossypium hirsutum isolate 1008001.06 chromosome D06, Gossypium_hirsutum_v2.1, whole genome shotgun sequence genome contains the following window.
ttgaaaCTTATCATTTTTGGGGGCAATCATTTCAAGGATTATGTATAGAAGATGGGTGTAATTAAGAAGTTATAGTAATTAGAGAGTGCAGCAAACCAAAGATAAAAAGGCTAATGAATGCTTATATTAGATAAATTGCTGATTAATCCATTTTgctatatttgaaatattactaCTAATTACAATTAATGATGAAACTTATCATTCATTACTTAATTAACATtaatcattctcatcaaaatcaAACCCTTTCTCTTTTTCCATTTCCCTTCATCTATTTAATGTCTTTGCATATATTCTTTCATTATTGttgttttcattctcttcttccTCCAaacaaatcattttttatttatttattctcatCTTAATCGCTCTCAATTTGAGTTCAAGCTTGAATTACTCAAACTATCGAATGAGTTAAGTTAGAATATCTTAATACTCGACCCGAGTAATTTGTATAACTCGAATTcagaatatataatttatataaataagtttaatcaagttaaattttaataattcaattttgttttgaaatattataaCATTAAGCTAAGTTTCAAACAtcgaattttgaattgaatttgaactCGGCTCGATTATAAAGCAAacaatttcataattaaaaatagaaagaaaaaaaaagggtttatgctaataatattattttcttcattattaAGTATGGACTACATGggcagtttatatatatatatatatatatattaaaaaatagataattttttttataaaaaaaagtaattatttttcttaaacaaAGAGATTCAAAATTTTTGTGTCTTGGGTTTCTTCATTTCCATTGCTTCCAAGAGTGGTAATCTCCGATTCTTCTGaataaaacgacaccgttttagtTCTCATTTCTCCGCCCAACTTAGCCGTCACAGACAAGCTAAGATCCGACGGCGCCGTCAAAACCGATTGATTCCCCGTCATCATCATCGTCGTCGTTAACGGCTTCGATTCAAAGTTGCACGAGTTAACACAGAAACGATCAGATGACTCGTCACAACTCGGTGTCCAGGATCCAGCCGAAATTGGTCGTAAAGCTCCGCCCTGAAGAACCGTTTCCAACGCCGCTTGACAGATATGCCAGTTACCACTCGATAACAACCCCACCGCTCCGTTCACCGGGTTCACAGTTCGACCACATGCCTCAAACAATAAAGACTGAAACAAAGCTataaccccaaaaaaaaaaacctaaaataaatacacgtaaaattatataaaaaggtCAAACTATGTTATGGTGAATCTAGTATactcaaattataatttaatcaatatactttaattttaatataatttcatcCTCTACCTTTATAATCATCagttt
Protein-coding sequences here:
- the LOC121218183 gene encoding LOB domain-containing protein 39, with amino-acid sequence MSCNGCRVLRKGCSETCVLRSSLRWIESAEAQGNATLFLAKFFGRSDLLSLISSVPESQRPALFQSLLFEACGRTVNPVNGAVGLLSSGNWHICQAALETVLQGGALRPISAGSWTPSCDESSDRFCVNSCNFESKPLTTTMMMTGNQSVLTAPSDLSLSVTAKLGGEMRTKTVSFYSEESEITTLGSNGNEETQDTKILNLFV